A single Xiphias gladius isolate SHS-SW01 ecotype Sanya breed wild chromosome 18, ASM1685928v1, whole genome shotgun sequence DNA region contains:
- the zgc:136971 gene encoding S9 family peptidase isoform X1, translated as MEPRQISGVYREISGLPAPVSAHVREEQLPELRVYTVTAEWSQSDPVRGSRLRYSQQWTLIADGIDHKSIRTVLPPGSCAPLSGELLSGLSPIRGLRAVVREIGGHQLLEIWDSHGLMKCLDLTALNKHGRVYDDAQFGCLSWSECENKLLYVAEKSKNTSTETHDGESASGKDRSAYCEDWGEGLTNKSTPVICVVNLQSGTVSVLQGVQPDISPGQALWAPGSQSVIFVGWSHEPFRLGLKFCSNRRSALFKLNLDGHCESLSGDNLSVSCPRLSPDGSTLIYLQGRVFGPHNQCLSLQQLDLKSGKTSTLLDVVSRPQTGEFAGVYEALPSCCWSVDSQRVVFSSACRNWKDLFMVDRRSKKVTSLSDNPLPDLPPLPPPPPPPPPPPPFHLHHQEHKSELEGPSDLSKVYGSWKLLTVQRDLMVVCCSSPNTPPTLRVGFLPSAGEAVTWRTLQQPVMTFDFHWTVVDVTPPPEEDNTHYSGLHFGAVLVKPSHPLHEARIPLVVFIHGGPHSQFSAEWNCTTAGLAKLGFAVLMVNYRGSTGFGQDSILSLIGQIGHQDVKDVQRAVLTALQSDLTLDPKRLAVIGGSHGGFLSCHLVGQYPEFYKACAARNPVINAATLLGTSDIVDWRYTSVGFEYSYDQIPTAEALAAMLEKSPITHAARIKAPVLLMLGGRDRRVSPHQGLELYKALKSRASPVRLLWFAEDGHSLSRVDTQADCFLNTVLWLQQHL; from the exons ATGGAGCCCAGACAAATCAGCGGGGTGTACAGGGAGATCAGCGGCCTCCCTGCGCCTGTTTCTGCCCATGTGAGGGAAGAGCAGCTCCCGGAGCTCCGGGTCTACACTGTGACCGCAG AGTGGAGTCAGAGCGACCCGGTCCGAGGTTCCAGACTTCGCTACTCGCAGCAGTGGACTCTGATCGCAGACGGCATTGACCACAAGAGCATCAGGACTGTCCTCCCACCAGGATCCTGTGCACCTTTGTCTGGAGA GTTACTGAGTGGACTCTCGCCCATTCGAGGCCTGAGGGCGGTTGTCAGGGAGATTGGTGGCCACCAGCTCCTTGAG ATATGGGACAGCCACGGCCTCATGAAATGCCTCGACCTGACTGCCCTCAATAAACACGGCCGAGTGTATGACGATG ctcAGTTTGGCTGTCTGTCATGGTCAGAGTGTGAGAACAAACTGCTGTATGTGGCCGAGAAAAGCAAGAACACATCAACAGAAACACATGATGGAGAATCTGCAAGTGGGAag GACAGGAGTGCGTACTGTGAGGACTGGGGCGAGGGTCTGACCAACAAGAGCACCCCAGTCATTTGTGTGGTCAATCTGCAGAGCGGCACCGTCAGTGTGCTGCAGGGCGTGCAGCCTGACATCTCACCTGGACAG GCTCTGTGGGCTCCTGGGAGTCAGTCAGTGATTTTTGTGGGTTGGTCCCACGAACCCTTCAGACTTGGACTAAAGTTCTGCTCCAACCGCAG GTCGGCGTTATTCAAACTTAACCTGGATGGCCACTGTG AGAGTCTGTCGGGGGACAACCTGTCGGTGTCCTGTCCGAGGCTGAGTCCAGACGGGTCCACGCTGATCTACCTGCAGGGCCGAGTGTTTGGCCCTCACAATCAGTGCCTCAGTCTGCAACAG CTGGACCTGAAGAGCGGGAAGACGTCCACACTGTTGGATGTTGTCAGCAGACCACAGACTG GTGAGTTTGCAGGTGTTTATGAAGCCCTGCCGTCCTGCTGCTGGTCTGTAGACAGTCAGAGAGTGGTGTTCAGCAGTGCCTGCAGGAACTGGAAG GATCTTTTTATGGTCGACAGAAGATCAAAGAAAGTCACCTCCCTCTCTGATA atcCTCTTCCTgatcttcctcccctccctccccctccgccgccacctccacctcctccaccttttcatcttcatcatcaggAGCACAAGAGTGAACTGGAAG GTCCCTCTGATCTTTCCAAAGTTTATGGCAGCTGGAAGCTGCTGACAGTCCAGAGGGACCTGATGGTCGTCTGCTGCTCAAGCCCCAATACACCACCCACTCTG agggtGGGCTTCCTTCCCTCAGCAGGTGAGGCTGTGACCTGGCGAACCCTGCAGCAGCCTGTCATGACCTTTGACTTCCACTGGACAGTTGTAGATGTAACACCTCCACCTGAGGAGGACAACACACACTACT CTGGTTTACACTTTGGCGCTGTTCTGGTTAAACCGTCTCATCCCCTCCATGAGGCCAGGATACCCCTGGTCGTCTTCATCCATG GTGGCCCTCACTCCCAGTTCTCTGCAGAGTGGAACTGCACAACAGCTGGACTGGCTAAACTCGGCTTTGCTGTGCTCATGG TGAACTACCGGGGATCCACAGGGTTTGGCCAGGACAGCATTTTGTCCCTGATCGGTCAGATTGGACACCAAGATGTAAAAGACGTGCAG AGGGCCGTGCTTACTGCGCTGCAGAGCGACCTGACCCTTGACCCCAAACGCTTGGCTGTGATTGGCGGTTCTCACGGGGGTTTCCTGTCCTGTCATCTGGTTGGCCAGTACCCAGAGTTCTACAAAGCGTGTGCAGCCAGGAACCCTGTCATTAATGCTGCTACTTTATTGGGAACCAGTGATATAGTGGACTG GCGTTACACCAGTGTGGGGTTCGAGTACTCGTACGACCAGATACCCACTGCTGAAGCCCTGGCTGCTATGTTAGAGAAGTCACCCATCACACATGCTGCTCGG ATCAAGGCTCCAGTGCTGCTGATGCTGGGAGGCAGAGACAGGCGAGTGTCTCCACACCAAGGTCTGGAGCTCTATAAAGCTTTGAAGAGCAGAGCTTCACCTGTCAG GCTGTTGTGGTTTGCAGAAGACGGACATTCACTGTCCAGAGTGGACACACAGGCGGACTGCTTCCTCAACACAGTGCTGTGGCTGCAACAGCAtctttga
- the zgc:136971 gene encoding S9 family peptidase isoform X2 encodes MEPRQISGVYREISGLPAPVSAHVREEQLPELRVYTVTAEWSQSDPVRGSRLRYSQQWTLIADGIDHKSIRTVLPPGSCAPLSGELLSGLSPIRGLRAVVREIGGHQLLEIWDSHGLMKCLDLTALNKHGRVYDDAQFGCLSWSECENKLLYVAEKSKNTSTETHDGESASGKDRSAYCEDWGEGLTNKSTPVICVVNLQSGTVSVLQGVQPDISPGQALWAPGSQSVIFVGWSHEPFRLGLKFCSNRRSALFKLNLDGHCESLSGDNLSVSCPRLSPDGSTLIYLQGRVFGPHNQCLSLQQLDLKSGKTSTLLDVVSRPQTGEFAGVYEALPSCCWSVDSQRVVFSSACRNWKDLFMVDRRSKKVTSLSDSPSDLSKVYGSWKLLTVQRDLMVVCCSSPNTPPTLRVGFLPSAGEAVTWRTLQQPVMTFDFHWTVVDVTPPPEEDNTHYSGLHFGAVLVKPSHPLHEARIPLVVFIHGGPHSQFSAEWNCTTAGLAKLGFAVLMVNYRGSTGFGQDSILSLIGQIGHQDVKDVQRAVLTALQSDLTLDPKRLAVIGGSHGGFLSCHLVGQYPEFYKACAARNPVINAATLLGTSDIVDWRYTSVGFEYSYDQIPTAEALAAMLEKSPITHAARIKAPVLLMLGGRDRRVSPHQGLELYKALKSRASPVRLLWFAEDGHSLSRVDTQADCFLNTVLWLQQHL; translated from the exons ATGGAGCCCAGACAAATCAGCGGGGTGTACAGGGAGATCAGCGGCCTCCCTGCGCCTGTTTCTGCCCATGTGAGGGAAGAGCAGCTCCCGGAGCTCCGGGTCTACACTGTGACCGCAG AGTGGAGTCAGAGCGACCCGGTCCGAGGTTCCAGACTTCGCTACTCGCAGCAGTGGACTCTGATCGCAGACGGCATTGACCACAAGAGCATCAGGACTGTCCTCCCACCAGGATCCTGTGCACCTTTGTCTGGAGA GTTACTGAGTGGACTCTCGCCCATTCGAGGCCTGAGGGCGGTTGTCAGGGAGATTGGTGGCCACCAGCTCCTTGAG ATATGGGACAGCCACGGCCTCATGAAATGCCTCGACCTGACTGCCCTCAATAAACACGGCCGAGTGTATGACGATG ctcAGTTTGGCTGTCTGTCATGGTCAGAGTGTGAGAACAAACTGCTGTATGTGGCCGAGAAAAGCAAGAACACATCAACAGAAACACATGATGGAGAATCTGCAAGTGGGAag GACAGGAGTGCGTACTGTGAGGACTGGGGCGAGGGTCTGACCAACAAGAGCACCCCAGTCATTTGTGTGGTCAATCTGCAGAGCGGCACCGTCAGTGTGCTGCAGGGCGTGCAGCCTGACATCTCACCTGGACAG GCTCTGTGGGCTCCTGGGAGTCAGTCAGTGATTTTTGTGGGTTGGTCCCACGAACCCTTCAGACTTGGACTAAAGTTCTGCTCCAACCGCAG GTCGGCGTTATTCAAACTTAACCTGGATGGCCACTGTG AGAGTCTGTCGGGGGACAACCTGTCGGTGTCCTGTCCGAGGCTGAGTCCAGACGGGTCCACGCTGATCTACCTGCAGGGCCGAGTGTTTGGCCCTCACAATCAGTGCCTCAGTCTGCAACAG CTGGACCTGAAGAGCGGGAAGACGTCCACACTGTTGGATGTTGTCAGCAGACCACAGACTG GTGAGTTTGCAGGTGTTTATGAAGCCCTGCCGTCCTGCTGCTGGTCTGTAGACAGTCAGAGAGTGGTGTTCAGCAGTGCCTGCAGGAACTGGAAG GATCTTTTTATGGTCGACAGAAGATCAAAGAAAGTCACCTCCCTCTCTGATA GTCCCTCTGATCTTTCCAAAGTTTATGGCAGCTGGAAGCTGCTGACAGTCCAGAGGGACCTGATGGTCGTCTGCTGCTCAAGCCCCAATACACCACCCACTCTG agggtGGGCTTCCTTCCCTCAGCAGGTGAGGCTGTGACCTGGCGAACCCTGCAGCAGCCTGTCATGACCTTTGACTTCCACTGGACAGTTGTAGATGTAACACCTCCACCTGAGGAGGACAACACACACTACT CTGGTTTACACTTTGGCGCTGTTCTGGTTAAACCGTCTCATCCCCTCCATGAGGCCAGGATACCCCTGGTCGTCTTCATCCATG GTGGCCCTCACTCCCAGTTCTCTGCAGAGTGGAACTGCACAACAGCTGGACTGGCTAAACTCGGCTTTGCTGTGCTCATGG TGAACTACCGGGGATCCACAGGGTTTGGCCAGGACAGCATTTTGTCCCTGATCGGTCAGATTGGACACCAAGATGTAAAAGACGTGCAG AGGGCCGTGCTTACTGCGCTGCAGAGCGACCTGACCCTTGACCCCAAACGCTTGGCTGTGATTGGCGGTTCTCACGGGGGTTTCCTGTCCTGTCATCTGGTTGGCCAGTACCCAGAGTTCTACAAAGCGTGTGCAGCCAGGAACCCTGTCATTAATGCTGCTACTTTATTGGGAACCAGTGATATAGTGGACTG GCGTTACACCAGTGTGGGGTTCGAGTACTCGTACGACCAGATACCCACTGCTGAAGCCCTGGCTGCTATGTTAGAGAAGTCACCCATCACACATGCTGCTCGG ATCAAGGCTCCAGTGCTGCTGATGCTGGGAGGCAGAGACAGGCGAGTGTCTCCACACCAAGGTCTGGAGCTCTATAAAGCTTTGAAGAGCAGAGCTTCACCTGTCAG GCTGTTGTGGTTTGCAGAAGACGGACATTCACTGTCCAGAGTGGACACACAGGCGGACTGCTTCCTCAACACAGTGCTGTGGCTGCAACAGCAtctttga